A region of Deltaproteobacteria bacterium DNA encodes the following proteins:
- a CDS encoding GNAT family N-acetyltransferase, with amino-acid sequence APGRFRRNMPDPIPVAVLARLAVDGRYQGEGIGRALFRDAALRVVNAADAIGIRGIVVHAISEDAKRFYQALGFDPSPREPMMLLVTLADVRAVLRKAAD; translated from the coding sequence AGCGCCGGGCCGCTTCCGGCGCAACATGCCGGACCCCATCCCCGTGGCCGTCCTTGCCCGCCTGGCCGTAGACGGCCGCTACCAAGGTGAGGGGATCGGCCGCGCGCTCTTTCGCGATGCCGCACTCAGGGTCGTGAACGCCGCCGATGCTATCGGTATCCGCGGTATCGTCGTTCATGCCATCTCGGAGGACGCCAAGCGTTTCTATCAAGCGCTCGGCTTCGACCCGAGCCCGCGCGAGCCCATGATGCTGCTCGTAACGCTCGCAGACGTACGCGCCGTTCTGCGGAAAGCCGCCGACTGA
- a CDS encoding acyl-CoA dehydrogenase family protein: MSADATATLLAALDRALETVVAKGTARTNQGKDIDAHQPQAERVAYFATEVRAAKCLAEYAAGEGSAEPHIDDMALLFAAEIASKAAGQLDAHADDLGINPGFIDETLATPVVRAAIRAGMADARVTAIGRRQLEIRGVNNSPADELSAMTRDAVRQFATTEVAPLAEHIHRHDDLVPDALIGKMAELGYFGMAVPEAYGGGGMGNLAMIITTEELSAVSLAAAGSLITRPEILTKALVKGGTDRQKAHWLPPIAAGKIMVGVSVTEPDIGSDVASITCRAEPVERGGAKGWVVNGAKAWCTFAGRANVLALLARTDPDPKLGAKGLSLFIVPKDVFPGHAFEMRQPTGGSLTGKADATPGYRGMHSYTLMFDNFFVPAENLVGEEGGVGKGFYLQMAGFAAGRLQTGGRATGLAQAALQRTCEYANDRKQFGKPIGQYGLTQYKLGRMATHIAAARQLTYTAARMMDENESIALEPAMAKLFSSDVAVWVTQEGQQLHGGWGYAEEFPISRYVVDATVLPIFEGVKPILELKVIARNLLG; the protein is encoded by the coding sequence ATGAGCGCCGACGCTACCGCGACCCTGCTTGCCGCCCTCGACCGCGCCCTCGAAACCGTCGTCGCCAAAGGCACCGCGCGGACGAACCAGGGCAAGGACATCGACGCGCACCAGCCGCAGGCCGAACGTGTCGCGTACTTCGCGACCGAGGTCCGCGCCGCGAAGTGTCTCGCCGAATATGCGGCCGGGGAGGGCAGTGCCGAACCGCACATCGACGACATGGCACTCCTCTTCGCGGCTGAGATTGCGAGCAAGGCCGCGGGCCAGCTCGATGCGCACGCCGACGATCTCGGCATCAATCCCGGCTTCATCGACGAAACGCTCGCGACGCCTGTCGTGCGCGCTGCGATCCGCGCCGGCATGGCCGACGCGCGCGTCACGGCGATCGGCCGCCGCCAGCTCGAGATCCGCGGTGTCAACAACAGCCCGGCCGACGAGCTCTCCGCGATGACCCGCGACGCCGTCCGCCAGTTCGCGACCACCGAGGTCGCGCCGCTCGCCGAGCACATCCACCGCCACGACGACCTCGTGCCCGACGCGCTCATCGGCAAGATGGCCGAGCTCGGCTACTTCGGCATGGCCGTGCCCGAGGCGTACGGCGGTGGCGGCATGGGGAACCTCGCGATGATCATCACGACCGAGGAGCTCTCGGCCGTGTCGCTCGCCGCCGCCGGCAGCTTGATCACGCGTCCCGAGATCCTCACCAAGGCGCTCGTGAAGGGCGGCACCGACCGCCAGAAGGCGCACTGGCTGCCCCCCATCGCCGCCGGCAAGATCATGGTCGGCGTCTCGGTGACGGAGCCCGACATCGGTTCCGACGTCGCGTCGATCACCTGCCGCGCCGAGCCCGTCGAGCGCGGCGGCGCGAAGGGCTGGGTGGTGAACGGCGCGAAGGCGTGGTGCACCTTCGCCGGCCGCGCCAACGTGCTGGCACTCCTCGCGCGCACCGACCCCGATCCGAAGCTCGGCGCCAAGGGCCTCTCGCTCTTCATCGTGCCCAAGGACGTGTTTCCCGGCCACGCCTTCGAGATGCGCCAGCCGACCGGCGGTTCGCTCACCGGCAAGGCCGACGCGACGCCCGGCTACCGCGGCATGCACTCCTACACCCTCATGTTCGACAACTTCTTCGTGCCCGCCGAGAACCTGGTCGGCGAGGAGGGCGGCGTCGGCAAGGGCTTCTATCTGCAGATGGCGGGCTTCGCGGCCGGCCGCCTCCAGACCGGCGGCCGCGCGACCGGTCTCGCGCAGGCGGCGCTGCAGCGTACCTGCGAGTACGCGAACGACCGCAAGCAGTTCGGGAAGCCGATCGGCCAGTACGGCCTCACGCAGTACAAGCTCGGTCGCATGGCGACGCACATCGCGGCCGCCCGCCAGCTCACGTACACGGCGGCGCGCATGATGGACGAGAACGAGTCGATCGCCCTCGAGCCCGCCATGGCGAAGCTCTTCTCCTCGGATGTCGCGGTGTGGGTGACGCAGGAGGGCCAGCAGCTGCACGGCGGCTGGGGCTACGCCGAGGAGTTCCCGATCTCGCGCTACGTCGTCGACGCGACGGTGCTGCCGATCTTCGAGGGCGTGAAGCCGATCCTCGAGCTCAAGGTGATCGCGCGGAACCTGCTCGGCTGA
- a CDS encoding sulfatase, translated as MRVARAVGSLWCRFLLAAAVVLASAPRTDAGCTTSQDAGLVRRALNQGMRCADKRLRSGPFATCNVTSPPACAGTLVADAIAIAYGANHPPAAAVVDRSGLRDQLRCQKKIGTAAASYVGSKLKDLANGKDPIEAEARARKQLDKLPTYCLVDVLQDPSTMHVPSVGPQCAAAAPATPGAPADAAALRDCLGTLLGVWVDRYGPDPQPLRPNILFILTDDQRWDTTGPVHSPSGSTDVMARTRAELAAGGVALTQAFITTPLCCPSRASILSGQYAHRTGVYKNGGNNGGVDDFEFSAPGVPGLSADALPVWLQGAGYRTSLIGKYLNGYGQLWQSGDPPYVPPGWTEWRGMKNVAFYDYVIVEPDGLGGYGEVSYGSAESDYSTDVLREKAKAFISASVAAGEPFFLYLAFKAPHLPQIPAPRHDGLFQSVAPWRPPSWNEADVSDKPTWLQGEPLQDAAELDQIRIDQLEMLQAVDEAIGGNPSFGITGIMEHLRNLGVADDTLVVFLGDNGWLWGEHRLRGKNQPYEESIRSPMLVRYPKLAPLPRVETRFALNVDLAPTFAELAGVGVPIAQDGASLVRILDGTQAAGTWRADVLAEAWPGSHPWALVREAQWKYIEIPLTPGDPATAFERELYDLDADPYELANVADDVQNAARAAAMAMRLRELRPNWPVDSDPEGPDPAEDE; from the coding sequence ATGCGAGTCGCGCGTGCCGTCGGGTCTCTCTGGTGTCGGTTCCTCCTCGCCGCCGCCGTCGTGCTCGCGTCGGCGCCGCGCACCGACGCGGGGTGCACGACGAGTCAGGACGCCGGGCTGGTCCGCAGGGCCCTCAACCAGGGTATGCGCTGCGCCGACAAGCGCCTGCGCTCCGGCCCGTTCGCGACCTGCAACGTGACGTCGCCGCCCGCATGCGCCGGGACGCTCGTCGCGGACGCGATCGCGATCGCCTACGGGGCGAACCACCCGCCGGCGGCGGCGGTCGTCGACCGCAGCGGACTCCGCGACCAGCTGCGCTGCCAGAAGAAGATCGGCACCGCCGCCGCGAGCTACGTCGGGTCGAAGCTCAAGGACCTCGCGAACGGCAAGGATCCGATCGAAGCCGAGGCGCGGGCCCGGAAGCAGCTCGACAAGCTGCCGACCTACTGCCTCGTCGACGTGCTCCAGGACCCGAGCACGATGCATGTGCCCTCGGTCGGACCGCAGTGCGCCGCCGCGGCGCCCGCGACGCCGGGCGCTCCGGCCGACGCGGCCGCGCTTCGCGATTGCCTCGGCACGCTGCTCGGCGTCTGGGTCGACCGCTACGGTCCGGATCCGCAGCCGCTGCGCCCGAACATCCTCTTCATCCTGACCGACGACCAGCGCTGGGACACGACGGGCCCGGTGCACTCGCCGAGCGGCTCGACCGACGTGATGGCGCGGACGCGCGCCGAGCTCGCCGCCGGCGGCGTCGCGCTCACGCAGGCGTTCATCACGACGCCGCTCTGTTGCCCGAGCCGGGCGAGCATCCTCTCCGGCCAGTACGCGCACCGGACGGGCGTCTACAAGAACGGCGGCAACAACGGCGGTGTCGACGACTTCGAGTTCTCCGCGCCGGGTGTGCCGGGCCTCTCGGCCGACGCGCTCCCCGTCTGGCTGCAGGGCGCCGGGTACCGCACGAGCCTGATCGGCAAGTACCTGAACGGCTACGGGCAGCTCTGGCAGAGCGGCGACCCGCCGTACGTCCCGCCGGGCTGGACCGAGTGGCGCGGCATGAAGAACGTCGCGTTCTACGACTACGTGATCGTCGAGCCCGACGGCCTGGGCGGCTACGGGGAGGTCTCGTACGGCAGCGCCGAGAGCGACTATTCGACCGACGTGCTGCGCGAGAAGGCCAAGGCCTTCATCAGCGCGAGCGTCGCGGCCGGCGAGCCCTTCTTCCTCTATCTCGCGTTCAAGGCGCCCCACCTGCCGCAGATCCCCGCGCCGCGCCACGACGGACTCTTCCAGAGCGTCGCGCCGTGGCGCCCGCCGAGTTGGAACGAGGCCGACGTCTCGGACAAGCCGACCTGGCTCCAGGGCGAGCCGCTGCAGGACGCCGCCGAGCTCGACCAGATCCGCATCGATCAGCTCGAGATGCTCCAGGCGGTCGACGAGGCGATCGGCGGCAACCCGAGCTTCGGCATCACCGGGATCATGGAGCATCTGCGGAACCTCGGCGTCGCCGACGACACGCTCGTCGTGTTCTTGGGCGACAACGGGTGGCTCTGGGGCGAGCACCGCCTGCGCGGCAAGAATCAGCCCTACGAGGAATCGATCCGGTCGCCGATGCTCGTGCGCTATCCGAAGCTCGCGCCGCTGCCGCGCGTCGAGACGCGCTTCGCGCTCAACGTCGACCTGGCCCCGACCTTCGCCGAGCTCGCGGGCGTCGGCGTGCCGATCGCGCAGGACGGTGCGAGCCTCGTACGAATCCTCGACGGCACGCAGGCCGCGGGCACCTGGCGCGCCGACGTCCTCGCCGAGGCGTGGCCGGGAAGCCATCCGTGGGCGCTCGTCCGCGAGGCGCAATGGAAGTACATCGAGATCCCGCTCACACCGGGTGATCCGGCGACCGCGTTCGAGCGCGAGCTCTACGACCTCGACGCCGATCCGTACGAGCTCGCGAACGTCGCGGACGACGTTCAGAACGCGGCGCGCGCCGCGGCGATGGCGATGCGTCTCCGCGAGCTCCGTCCGAACTGGCCCGTAGACTCGGATCCGGAGGGCCCCGACCCGGCCGAGGACGAGTAG
- a CDS encoding CoA transferase has protein sequence MPGPLEGVTVVDLGLWVAGPSAGAVLADWGAHVVKIEPHDGDPFRGLYLTVAGVELPANPPFELDNRGKRSIALDLGSEDGRRIAHQLLARADVFLTNMRPAALARLGLDWPGLSARYPRLVYGLVTGYGQHGPDADRPSYDIGAFWSRAGIAAALTTPDAPPPFQRGAMGDHTAGMMLAGGVSAALLARARSGRGQLVSTSLLRVGVYVLGWDTNAALRLGIEATPMTREATPNPVISAYRAGDEKWFWLLGLQGQRHWPDLVRAIERPEWLEDPRFATMRARRENVAELIGLLDALFATRTLAEWGEAFDRAGMWWAPVQTTTEVIADPQAEAAGCWVDVPVAEGGTARMVATPIDFSGTPWAPGGVSPECGQHTEEILLELGHDWEAIGTLKEKGVIP, from the coding sequence ATGCCCGGTCCCCTGGAAGGCGTCACGGTCGTCGATCTCGGCTTGTGGGTCGCAGGGCCGTCGGCCGGTGCGGTGCTCGCCGACTGGGGCGCGCACGTGGTGAAGATCGAACCCCACGACGGCGACCCCTTCCGCGGCTTGTACCTGACGGTCGCCGGCGTCGAGCTGCCCGCCAACCCGCCCTTCGAGCTCGACAACCGCGGCAAGCGCAGCATCGCGCTCGATCTCGGCAGCGAGGACGGCAGGCGCATCGCGCATCAGCTGCTCGCGCGCGCCGACGTCTTCCTGACGAACATGCGTCCCGCCGCTCTGGCGCGGCTCGGTCTCGACTGGCCCGGCCTGTCGGCGCGTTACCCGCGCCTCGTCTACGGGCTGGTCACCGGCTACGGCCAGCACGGGCCGGACGCCGATCGCCCGTCGTACGACATCGGCGCCTTCTGGTCGCGCGCCGGTATCGCCGCCGCACTCACCACGCCGGACGCCCCCCCGCCCTTCCAACGCGGCGCCATGGGCGATCACACCGCCGGCATGATGCTCGCCGGCGGCGTCTCGGCGGCCCTGCTGGCGCGGGCGCGCAGCGGGCGCGGGCAGCTCGTCAGCACGTCCCTCCTGCGCGTCGGCGTCTACGTGCTCGGCTGGGACACCAACGCGGCGCTCCGCCTCGGCATCGAGGCCACGCCGATGACGCGCGAGGCAACGCCCAACCCGGTGATCAGCGCCTACCGCGCCGGGGACGAGAAGTGGTTCTGGCTGCTCGGCCTGCAGGGCCAGCGGCACTGGCCCGATCTGGTGCGCGCCATCGAGCGACCCGAGTGGCTCGAAGACCCCCGCTTCGCCACCATGCGGGCGCGGCGCGAGAACGTCGCCGAGCTTATCGGCCTGCTGGACGCTCTCTTCGCCACCCGCACGCTCGCCGAATGGGGCGAGGCCTTCGATCGCGCCGGCATGTGGTGGGCCCCGGTACAGACAACCACCGAGGTGATCGCCGACCCGCAGGCCGAGGCGGCCGGCTGCTGGGTCGACGTGCCCGTCGCCGAGGGCGGCACCGCGCGCATGGTGGCGACGCCGATCGACTTCTCCGGCACCCCATGGGCGCCCGGCGGCGTCTCGCCCGAGTGCGGCCAGCACACCGAGGAGATCCTGCTCGAGCTGGGCCACGACTGGGAGGCGATCGGCACGCTCAAAGAGAAAGGCGTCATTCCATGA
- a CDS encoding PaaI family thioesterase, which produces MPLPDDVEATFPEDGGCFGCSPANPVGLRLRFRRRGERIESRHVIGDRFHGAPGIAHGGIVAAVLDEMSCAAVFFTADRRVVTGELAVRYERPVPVETPLETSAVVTDRSHPRYWVVEAEIRRDGERLARSTGKFFLRGDAPVAP; this is translated from the coding sequence GTGCCGCTTCCCGACGACGTCGAGGCGACCTTTCCCGAAGACGGCGGCTGCTTCGGCTGCTCGCCGGCGAACCCGGTCGGACTCCGGCTCCGGTTTCGCCGCCGCGGCGAGCGCATCGAGTCCCGGCACGTCATCGGCGACCGCTTCCACGGCGCACCCGGCATCGCGCACGGTGGCATCGTCGCCGCCGTACTGGACGAGATGTCCTGCGCCGCCGTCTTCTTCACCGCCGATCGCCGGGTCGTCACCGGCGAGCTGGCGGTCCGCTACGAGCGCCCGGTGCCGGTGGAGACGCCGCTCGAGACGAGCGCCGTCGTGACCGATCGATCGCACCCGCGCTACTGGGTGGTCGAAGCGGAGATCCGCCGCGACGGCGAGCGGCTGGCACGCTCGACCGGCAAATTCTTCCTGCGCGGCGACGCGCCCGTCGCGCCTTGA
- a CDS encoding efflux RND transporter permease subunit, giving the protein MRISGHSIERPVLATVLSLVIVLAGVIALPRLSNRELPDVDPPIVSVSTIYTGAAPEVVETSVTQPLEDELVGIDGIRHLTSLSREQVSEISIEFDLGRNVDDAANDVRDRVARVRGTLPEEVEDPVVAKSDADAAPIIWMALASERYGQLELSTIAETRLKDRLSKLPGVATIIIAGERRHAMRVWIDNVRLTAANLTIAEVEQALARENVDLPSGRIEGARREFTVRTLGEVASAEEFGALVITERAGEPIRLGDVARVEVGPEDDRNFVRFNGKPSVALGVVRQSKANTVAVADAVLAEVEALRRELPADVMLDVAYDQSTFIRRSVADVTRTIFEAILLVVAVIYLFLRSLRATLVPAVAIPVSVIGTFAFLDLFGFSINTLTLMGLTLAIGLVVDDAIVVLENVTRWVESGTPPREAAHRGMQEISFAVLATTVSVIAVFLPLAFLTDQTGRLFREFGVTVAAAVAISGFVALTLAPMMCARLVRPARAEHGVKLRLERALQHLTAGYRRLLGVALDRRRVCLAVGAAWFTLGLWLLYVLPREFVPHADRGNILVITEAPEGTTLLETDRYQREVEAIVQSAPNVAKAFSVVAFANAGPGAVNRGGMFVTLDPWEARALSQEAVIGTLYPRLHRVAGMLAFPLSPPSLGTSFDATPISLVLQGPDVQQLAVFANEITRRAGEIPGVVNVRSDLVLNKPQVVVDIDRNRAADLGVSVRTIASTLQILLGGLDLSRFKLEGETYKVMVQLQEAFRRRPSELLELYVRGKNGELVPLQSVVRVRESTAPRGLPHFDRLRSATLSASLLPGVPLGASLDRIRALATEVTGDAAGYRLTFSGESEDFYESGNALAFAYLLAIVIIYLVLAAQFESVWHPAVLMIAVALSFTGALATLWLTGATLNLFSQIGLVMLIGLVTKNSILIVEFANQLREQGRDLATATFEASVTRFRPILMTAISTVVGILPIAIGSGAGGELRAPLGIAVAGGVVFSTALTVFVVPAAYLVLENTMARVRASRPGTAWGRHGGRG; this is encoded by the coding sequence CTGAGGATCTCCGGTCACTCGATCGAACGCCCGGTCCTCGCCACGGTGCTGTCGCTCGTGATCGTGCTCGCCGGAGTGATCGCGCTGCCGCGCCTCTCGAACCGGGAGCTCCCCGACGTCGACCCGCCGATCGTCTCGGTCTCCACGATCTACACCGGCGCCGCCCCCGAGGTCGTCGAGACGTCGGTCACCCAGCCGCTCGAGGACGAGCTCGTCGGCATCGACGGCATCCGCCATCTGACCTCGCTCAGCCGCGAGCAGGTCTCGGAGATCTCGATCGAGTTCGACCTCGGACGCAACGTCGACGACGCCGCCAACGACGTGCGCGACCGTGTGGCCCGCGTCCGCGGCACCTTGCCCGAGGAGGTCGAGGACCCGGTCGTCGCCAAGAGCGACGCGGACGCCGCACCCATCATCTGGATGGCGCTCGCGAGCGAGCGCTACGGTCAGCTCGAGCTCTCCACGATCGCCGAGACCCGGCTCAAGGACCGTTTGAGCAAGCTGCCCGGCGTCGCGACGATCATCATCGCGGGCGAGCGGCGGCACGCGATGCGGGTGTGGATCGACAACGTTCGCCTGACCGCGGCGAATTTGACGATCGCCGAGGTCGAGCAGGCGCTGGCGCGCGAGAACGTCGACTTGCCGTCCGGACGCATCGAGGGGGCGCGCCGCGAGTTCACCGTCCGGACCCTCGGCGAGGTCGCGAGCGCCGAGGAGTTCGGCGCGCTCGTGATCACCGAGCGCGCCGGCGAGCCGATCCGCCTCGGCGACGTCGCGCGCGTCGAGGTCGGCCCCGAGGACGACCGCAACTTCGTCCGCTTCAACGGCAAGCCGTCGGTCGCGCTCGGCGTCGTTCGGCAATCGAAAGCGAACACGGTCGCGGTCGCGGACGCGGTCCTCGCCGAGGTCGAGGCGCTCCGCCGCGAGCTGCCCGCCGACGTGATGCTCGACGTCGCCTACGATCAATCGACGTTCATTCGCCGCTCGGTCGCGGACGTCACCCGCACCATCTTCGAGGCCATCCTGCTCGTGGTCGCCGTCATCTATCTCTTCCTGCGGAGCCTGCGCGCGACCCTCGTCCCCGCGGTGGCGATTCCCGTCTCGGTGATCGGCACCTTCGCCTTCCTCGACCTCTTCGGCTTCTCGATCAACACGCTCACGCTCATGGGGCTCACGCTCGCGATCGGCCTGGTCGTCGACGACGCGATCGTCGTGCTCGAGAACGTCACGCGCTGGGTCGAGTCGGGCACGCCGCCGCGCGAGGCCGCACACCGGGGCATGCAGGAAATCTCGTTCGCCGTGCTCGCGACCACGGTCTCGGTGATCGCCGTGTTTCTTCCCCTCGCGTTCCTCACCGATCAGACGGGCCGGCTCTTCCGCGAGTTCGGCGTCACCGTCGCCGCCGCCGTCGCCATCTCCGGCTTCGTCGCCCTCACGCTCGCCCCCATGATGTGCGCGCGGCTCGTCCGCCCGGCCCGCGCCGAGCATGGCGTCAAGCTCCGGCTCGAGCGGGCCCTGCAACACCTGACCGCCGGCTACCGCCGCCTCCTCGGCGTCGCCCTCGATCGCCGCCGCGTCTGCCTCGCCGTCGGCGCCGCCTGGTTCACGCTCGGCCTCTGGCTCTTGTACGTCCTGCCGCGCGAGTTCGTGCCGCACGCCGACCGCGGCAACATCCTCGTCATCACCGAAGCCCCCGAAGGCACCACGCTCCTCGAGACCGATCGTTACCAGCGCGAGGTCGAGGCGATCGTCCAGTCGGCGCCGAACGTCGCCAAGGCCTTTTCGGTGGTCGCCTTCGCCAACGCCGGTCCCGGCGCCGTCAACCGGGGCGGCATGTTCGTCACCCTGGATCCCTGGGAAGCGCGCGCGCTCTCGCAAGAGGCCGTCATCGGCACGCTCTACCCGCGGCTGCACCGCGTCGCCGGAATGCTGGCGTTCCCGCTGAGCCCGCCGTCGCTCGGCACGAGCTTCGACGCCACGCCGATCTCGCTCGTCCTCCAGGGTCCCGACGTCCAGCAGCTCGCGGTGTTCGCGAACGAGATCACGCGGCGGGCCGGCGAGATTCCCGGCGTCGTCAACGTCCGGAGCGACCTCGTCCTCAACAAGCCGCAGGTCGTGGTCGACATCGACCGCAATCGCGCCGCCGACCTCGGGGTCTCGGTACGCACCATCGCCTCGACGCTCCAGATCCTCCTCGGCGGCCTCGATCTCTCACGCTTCAAGCTCGAGGGTGAGACCTACAAGGTCATGGTGCAGCTCCAGGAGGCGTTCCGGCGTCGGCCGAGCGAGCTCCTCGAGCTCTACGTCCGCGGCAAGAACGGCGAGCTCGTCCCGCTCCAGTCGGTGGTGCGGGTGCGCGAGTCGACCGCGCCGCGCGGCCTCCCCCACTTCGATCGTCTGCGCTCCGCGACGCTCTCGGCGTCGCTCCTCCCCGGCGTCCCGCTCGGCGCCTCGCTCGATCGCATCAGGGCGCTCGCCACCGAGGTGACGGGCGACGCAGCGGGCTACCGCCTCACGTTCTCGGGCGAGTCGGAAGACTTCTACGAGTCGGGAAACGCGCTCGCCTTCGCATATCTCCTCGCGATCGTCATCATCTACCTGGTGCTCGCCGCGCAGTTCGAGAGCGTCTGGCACCCGGCCGTCTTGATGATCGCGGTCGCGCTGTCGTTCACGGGCGCCCTCGCCACGCTCTGGCTGACCGGCGCCACGCTGAACCTCTTCAGCCAGATCGGCCTCGTCATGCTGATCGGGCTCGTCACCAAGAACTCGATCCTGATCGTCGAGTTCGCCAATCAGCTGCGCGAGCAGGGCCGCGATCTCGCGACCGCCACGTTCGAGGCCTCGGTCACCCGCTTCCGTCCGATTCTCATGACCGCCATCTCGACCGTCGTCGGCATCCTCCCGATCGCGATCGGCTCGGGTGCAGGCGGCGAGCTGCGCGCCCCGCTCGGCATCGCCGTCGCGGGCGGCGTGGTGTTCTCCACGGCGCTCACGGTCTTCGTCGTGCCGGCCGCGTATCTCGTGCTCGAGAACACGATGGCGCGCGTGCGAGCATCGCGCCCCGGCACGGCTTGGGGTCGTCACGGAGGCCGCGGGTGA
- a CDS encoding efflux RND transporter periplasmic adaptor subunit, translating to MRLRRPFAAAVSGLLLALSGCSRSGETAPAGPPPPVVEVVTVTPRALANEADLLGQLNAVQQVTVRSEVSGIVAAIEFREGEAVHRGQLLFRLRDDEQVARRHEAETALRLADANHRRMQDLSHDGIVAPSQLDDATAQLEAARARLEVARVAVDRTRITAPFDGYAGHRLVSLGARIEPENDLVTVESIADLELAFQLPELAMPLARVGVPVDIRVAPYPDRVFSGAISFVAPSLNPQNRRLLVKARIPNPDLTLRPGLFATVEARLGTRENVLAVPDSAVVYGSTGAFVWRIDAAQKAVPVDVALGLRRHGIVEVTSGLRAGDVVVVAGTNKLAPGIGVEAVAADAKPTASPGARP from the coding sequence ATGCGGCTGCGCCGCCCCTTCGCGGCGGCGGTCTCGGGACTGTTGCTGGCGCTCTCGGGCTGTAGCCGTTCCGGCGAAACCGCCCCGGCCGGACCGCCGCCACCCGTCGTCGAAGTCGTCACCGTCACCCCGCGAGCGCTCGCCAACGAAGCCGACCTGCTCGGGCAGCTCAATGCCGTGCAGCAGGTCACCGTCCGGTCCGAGGTGTCGGGCATCGTCGCCGCGATCGAGTTCCGGGAGGGTGAGGCCGTGCACCGCGGCCAGCTGCTCTTCCGCCTCCGCGACGACGAGCAGGTCGCACGCCGGCACGAGGCCGAGACGGCGCTCCGCCTCGCCGACGCGAACCACCGTCGCATGCAGGACCTCTCGCACGACGGCATCGTCGCACCCTCCCAGCTCGACGACGCCACCGCGCAGCTCGAGGCGGCGCGAGCCCGCCTCGAGGTGGCGCGTGTCGCGGTGGACCGCACGCGCATCACCGCCCCGTTCGACGGGTACGCCGGCCACCGGCTGGTGTCGCTCGGCGCCCGCATCGAGCCCGAGAACGACCTCGTGACGGTCGAGTCGATCGCCGACCTCGAGCTCGCCTTCCAGCTCCCCGAGCTGGCGATGCCGCTCGCCCGCGTCGGCGTGCCGGTCGACATCCGCGTCGCGCCGTACCCGGACCGCGTTTTCTCGGGAGCCATTTCCTTCGTGGCGCCGAGCCTGAACCCGCAGAACCGCCGCCTGCTCGTGAAGGCCCGGATCCCGAACCCGGATCTGACGCTCCGTCCCGGCCTCTTCGCGACGGTCGAAGCTCGGCTCGGCACGCGCGAGAACGTGCTGGCGGTGCCCGACAGTGCCGTCGTCTACGGCAGCACCGGCGCCTTCGTCTGGCGGATCGACGCCGCGCAGAAGGCCGTGCCGGTGGACGTCGCGCTCGGCCTTCGCCGCCACGGCATCGTCGAGGTGACGAGCGGCCTGCGGGCGGGCGACGTGGTCGTCGTCGCCGGCACGAACAAGCTCGCACCGGGCATCGGCGTGGAAGCCGTCGCCGCCGACGCGAAGCCGACCGCAAGCCCCGGAGCGCGGCCCTGA